One genomic segment of Pseudomonas chlororaphis subsp. aurantiaca includes these proteins:
- the rhuM gene encoding RhuM family protein, translating to MTMEDDSIKPSENTVSFVRDGSKVKLKFEPGQQAMWATTQNMADLFETTADNVGLHLKNIFAVGELEEKATTEDFSVVRREGGRFVERTLKHYNLDAILSVGYRVNAKNAIAFRQWATQTLKTYLEQGYVINEKALRESPEKLNKLAAAVRALRSEEKQVYAKVRECFKICSSDYDPNSKTVRSFYALLQDKFHHAVTGMTSSKLILDRADHKSESMGMQTTRGDFPTLEEAKTGKNYLNSDELYRLHLLSEQFMLYAESTALTKKEMTMSSLHQKLDQLLIFNDYPVFSGYEDFIKDEALSHARQELGLFKKRKKIEALGYEYNEEALAAGEYDDLLIEDL from the coding sequence ATGACGATGGAAGATGATTCTATAAAACCGAGCGAAAACACAGTCTCGTTCGTGCGCGATGGTTCCAAAGTAAAGCTGAAGTTCGAGCCGGGTCAGCAAGCAATGTGGGCTACAACCCAAAACATGGCGGACCTTTTTGAAACAACAGCAGACAACGTAGGGCTGCACCTAAAGAACATTTTTGCGGTTGGCGAGCTTGAAGAAAAGGCAACTACCGAGGATTTCTCGGTAGTTCGCAGGGAGGGTGGTCGCTTCGTGGAGCGGACATTAAAGCATTACAACCTCGATGCGATTCTGTCGGTCGGATACCGTGTTAACGCCAAAAATGCCATTGCATTTAGGCAATGGGCTACGCAAACCCTCAAGACCTATCTTGAGCAAGGGTATGTGATTAACGAGAAGGCTCTCCGTGAGTCTCCTGAGAAATTAAACAAACTCGCAGCGGCAGTTCGAGCCCTTCGGTCGGAGGAGAAACAGGTCTACGCGAAGGTTCGTGAGTGCTTCAAGATTTGCTCTTCGGACTACGACCCAAACTCAAAAACAGTCAGAAGTTTTTACGCCTTGCTGCAGGACAAGTTTCACCACGCGGTCACGGGCATGACGAGCTCGAAGCTGATCCTGGATAGGGCAGATCATAAATCCGAATCAATGGGCATGCAGACGACACGTGGTGACTTTCCAACGCTTGAAGAGGCTAAGACAGGAAAAAACTACCTCAATAGCGATGAGTTGTACCGGCTACACCTTTTATCTGAGCAGTTCATGCTTTATGCAGAAAGCACAGCGCTCACAAAGAAAGAAATGACCATGAGCTCGCTTCACCAAAAGCTCGATCAGCTTCTTATTTTCAACGACTACCCAGTCTTTAGTGGGTATGAAGACTTCATAAAAGACGAAGCTTTGAGTCATGCAAGGCAGGAGCTTGGCCTGTTCAAAAAACGCAAAAAGATTGAAGCACTAGGTTATGAATACAACGAAGAAGCCCTAGCCGCCGGTGAGTATGACGATCTGTTGATCGAAGATTTATGA
- a CDS encoding IS3 family transposase (programmed frameshift) translates to MTKQRRSFSAEFKREAAALVLDQGYSHIEACRSLGVVESALRRWVNQLQQERSGVTPQTKALTPEQQKIQELEARIARLEREKSIFKKGYRALDVGRARTHALIDQLSTQEPVDWLCVVFDITRSCYYAHRLRCRTPDVERLRLRSRVNELFTQSRSAAGSRSIVSMMQEDGEQIGRFKVRGLMRELALVSKQPGSHAYKQATVERPDIPNILNREFEVPAPNQVWCGDITYIWAQGKWHYLAVVLDLYARRVVGWALSSKPDADLVIKALDMAYEQRGRPQGLLFHSDQGSQYGSRQFRQRLWRYRMRQSMSRRGNCWDNAPMERVFRSLKTEWIPTVGYMTAQEAHRDISHYLMHRYNWTRPHQFNDGLAPAQAEKKLNVVSGIS, encoded by the exons ATGACCAAGCAACGTCGTTCCTTTTCCGCTGAATTCAAACGCGAGGCTGCAGCTCTCGTGCTCGATCAAGGCTATAGCCATATCGAGGCCTGCCGCTCGCTCGGGGTGGTCGAGTCCGCGTTGCGTCGCTGGGTTAACCAACTCCAGCAGGAGCGCAGTGGTGTTACTCCGCAGACAAAAGCGCTGACGCCCGAGCAGCAGAAGATCCAGGAGTTGGAAGCCCGGATCGCTCGTCTTGAGCGGGAGAAATCCATTT TTAAAAAAGGCTACCGCGCTCTTGATGTCGGAAGAGCACGAACGCACGCGCTGATTGATCAACTGAGCACCCAAGAGCCGGTTGATTGGCTTTGTGTCGTCTTTGATATCACTCGTTCGTGCTACTACGCCCACCGCCTCAGATGTCGAACTCCGGACGTTGAACGACTTCGGTTACGCAGTCGAGTCAATGAGTTGTTCACGCAAAGTCGGAGCGCCGCCGGCAGCCGCAGCATTGTGTCGATGATGCAGGAAGATGGCGAGCAAATCGGACGGTTCAAGGTGCGTGGTCTGATGCGGGAGCTGGCGTTAGTCAGCAAACAACCTGGATCACATGCTTACAAACAAGCGACGGTTGAGCGGCCGGATATTCCGAACATCTTGAATCGAGAGTTTGAAGTGCCGGCACCCAACCAAGTCTGGTGTGGCGATATCACCTACATCTGGGCCCAAGGGAAATGGCATTACCTGGCTGTCGTGCTGGATCTCTATGCGCGCCGAGTTGTGGGCTGGGCGCTGTCGAGCAAACCGGACGCGGACTTAGTGATCAAGGCTCTGGATATGGCTTACGAGCAGCGTGGCCGGCCTCAAGGACTGCTGTTTCACTCGGATCAGGGCTCGCAATACGGCAGTCGCCAGTTTCGCCAACGGCTCTGGCGTTACCGCATGCGCCAAAGCATGAGCCGTCGTGGAAACTGTTGGGATAATGCGCCGATGGAGCGTGTGTTTCGCAGTTTGAAAACTGAATGGATACCGACCGTGGGCTACATGACGGCTCAAGAGGCGCACCGAGACATCAGTCATTACCTGATGCATCGGTACAACTGGACTCGACCGCACCAGTTCAACGATGGGCTGGCCCCGGCTCAGGCCGAGAAAAAACTTAACGTCGTGTCCGGGATTAGTTGA